Proteins encoded by one window of Vespula pensylvanica isolate Volc-1 chromosome 6, ASM1446617v1, whole genome shotgun sequence:
- the LOC122629975 gene encoding programmed cell death protein 6 isoform X3, with translation MSENNRNGIRPITRDLLSWNTPDWIIVMHDEVDKDGSGSITADELQQALSNGTWTPFNPETVRLMIGMFDKNQTGTVSFEEFGALWKYVTDWQNCFRSFDRDNSGNIDRNELKTALTHFGYRLSEQTIDNLIRKYDRAGRGTIYFDDFIQCCVVLHTLTAAFRQLDTDLDGVITIHYEQFLGMVFNLKI, from the exons ATGTcggaaaataatcgaaatggGATTCGTCCAATCACAAGAGACTTACTTTCGTGGAATACTCCCGATTGGATAATTGTTATGCACGATGA GGTGGATAAGGATGGTTCTGGTTCAATTACCGCCGATGAATTGCAACAGGCACTCTCGAACGGTACCTGGACTCCTTTTAACCCGGAAACCGTCCGTTTGATGATCG GTATGTTTGATAAAAATCAGACAGGAACAGTCAGCTTCGAGGAATTTGGTGCTCTTTGGAAATATGTCACCGATTGGCAAAATTGCTTTAGATCGTTCGATCGCGATAACAGCGGTAACATTGATCGCAATGAATTAAAGACTGCTCTAACGCACTTTGGATACCGTTTATCCGAACAAACGATAGATAATCTTATACGTAAATATGACAGAGCAGGCAGAGGTACTATATATTTCGATGATTTCATACAGTGCTGCGTCGTTTTACAC ACGTTAACCGCAGCCTTTCGACAACTAGATACAGATTTGGATGGCGTTATCACGATTCATTACGAACAATTTTTGGGTATGgtatttaatttaaagatttaa
- the LOC122629975 gene encoding programmed cell death protein 6 isoform X4 → MSFISPMPSREFLWDVFNRVDKDGSGSITADELQQALSNGTWTPFNPETVRLMIGMFDKNQTGTVSFEEFGALWKYVTDWQNCFRSFDRDNSGNIDRNELKTALTHFGYRLSEQTIDNLIRKYDRAGRGTIYFDDFIQCCVVLHTLTAAFRQLDTDLDGVITIHYEQFLGMVFNLKI, encoded by the exons ATGTCTTTCATATCGCCGATGCCCAGTAGAGAGTTTTTGTGGGATGTGTTTAATAG GGTGGATAAGGATGGTTCTGGTTCAATTACCGCCGATGAATTGCAACAGGCACTCTCGAACGGTACCTGGACTCCTTTTAACCCGGAAACCGTCCGTTTGATGATCG GTATGTTTGATAAAAATCAGACAGGAACAGTCAGCTTCGAGGAATTTGGTGCTCTTTGGAAATATGTCACCGATTGGCAAAATTGCTTTAGATCGTTCGATCGCGATAACAGCGGTAACATTGATCGCAATGAATTAAAGACTGCTCTAACGCACTTTGGATACCGTTTATCCGAACAAACGATAGATAATCTTATACGTAAATATGACAGAGCAGGCAGAGGTACTATATATTTCGATGATTTCATACAGTGCTGCGTCGTTTTACAC ACGTTAACCGCAGCCTTTCGACAACTAGATACAGATTTGGATGGCGTTATCACGATTCATTACGAACAATTTTTGGGTATGgtatttaatttaaagatttaa
- the LOC122629975 gene encoding programmed cell death protein 6 isoform X2 — protein MSFISPMPSREFLWDVFNRVDKDGSGSITADELQQALSNGTWTPFNPETVRLMIGMFDIDKNSPTSSGMFDKNQTGTVSFEEFGALWKYVTDWQNCFRSFDRDNSGNIDRNELKTALTHFGYRLSEQTIDNLIRKYDRAGRGTIYFDDFIQCCVVLHTLTAAFRQLDTDLDGVITIHYEQFLGMVFNLKI, from the exons ATGTCTTTCATATCGCCGATGCCCAGTAGAGAGTTTTTGTGGGATGTGTTTAATAG GGTGGATAAGGATGGTTCTGGTTCAATTACCGCCGATGAATTGCAACAGGCACTCTCGAACGGTACCTGGACTCCTTTTAACCCGGAAACCGTCCGTTTGATGATCG GTATGTTTGACATTGACAAAAATAGTCCTACTTCTTCAGGTATGTTTGATAAAAATCAGACAGGAACAGTCAGCTTCGAGGAATTTGGTGCTCTTTGGAAATATGTCACCGATTGGCAAAATTGCTTTAGATCGTTCGATCGCGATAACAGCGGTAACATTGATCGCAATGAATTAAAGACTGCTCTAACGCACTTTGGATACCGTTTATCCGAACAAACGATAGATAATCTTATACGTAAATATGACAGAGCAGGCAGAGGTACTATATATTTCGATGATTTCATACAGTGCTGCGTCGTTTTACAC ACGTTAACCGCAGCCTTTCGACAACTAGATACAGATTTGGATGGCGTTATCACGATTCATTACGAACAATTTTTGGGTATGgtatttaatttaaagatttaa
- the LOC122629975 gene encoding programmed cell death protein 6 isoform X1 produces MSENNRNGIRPITRDLLSWNTPDWIIVMHDEVDKDGSGSITADELQQALSNGTWTPFNPETVRLMIGMFDIDKNSPTSSGMFDKNQTGTVSFEEFGALWKYVTDWQNCFRSFDRDNSGNIDRNELKTALTHFGYRLSEQTIDNLIRKYDRAGRGTIYFDDFIQCCVVLHTLTAAFRQLDTDLDGVITIHYEQFLGMVFNLKI; encoded by the exons ATGTcggaaaataatcgaaatggGATTCGTCCAATCACAAGAGACTTACTTTCGTGGAATACTCCCGATTGGATAATTGTTATGCACGATGA GGTGGATAAGGATGGTTCTGGTTCAATTACCGCCGATGAATTGCAACAGGCACTCTCGAACGGTACCTGGACTCCTTTTAACCCGGAAACCGTCCGTTTGATGATCG GTATGTTTGACATTGACAAAAATAGTCCTACTTCTTCAGGTATGTTTGATAAAAATCAGACAGGAACAGTCAGCTTCGAGGAATTTGGTGCTCTTTGGAAATATGTCACCGATTGGCAAAATTGCTTTAGATCGTTCGATCGCGATAACAGCGGTAACATTGATCGCAATGAATTAAAGACTGCTCTAACGCACTTTGGATACCGTTTATCCGAACAAACGATAGATAATCTTATACGTAAATATGACAGAGCAGGCAGAGGTACTATATATTTCGATGATTTCATACAGTGCTGCGTCGTTTTACAC ACGTTAACCGCAGCCTTTCGACAACTAGATACAGATTTGGATGGCGTTATCACGATTCATTACGAACAATTTTTGGGTATGgtatttaatttaaagatttaa
- the LOC122629974 gene encoding dolichyl-phosphate beta-glucosyltransferase, whose protein sequence is MGLIENLFLYILLIAALIIIVFCIILYITTQPYPKLWRDEKEKVFFDHRRKEYQEFPSLYDNWSINLSVIVPAYNEEERLPPMLDECLEYLEQLKKSGYSYEVIVVSDGSTDRTVEVAERYASKYDTVRVLALVKNRGKGGAVRLGMLSSRGSALLFADADGATRFADLEKLNDSLRNTLGFDYLSKPEEVALSHAVICGSRAHLEKEETAKRSFFRLLLMHAFHFLVWFLCVRGIRDTQCGFKLLTRESARSIFRSLHVERWAFDVEMLYIAKYFNIPVTEIAVNWTEIEGSKIVPFWSWLQMGKDLVLIWLRYKIGAWKIDNIKQN, encoded by the exons ATGGGATTAATCGagaacttatttttatatattttattaatagctGCACTTATTATCATCGTG ttttgtataatattgtatattacaaCGCAACCTTACCCAAAATTATGGcgggatgagaaagaaaaggtctTCTTCGATCACAGAAGGAAGGAATATCAAGAGTTTCCTTCGTTATACGATAATTGGAGCATAAATCTAAGTGTTATTGTACCTGCTTACAACGAGGAGGAAAGAC tACCGCCGATGTTAGACGAATGTTTAGAATATCTGGAACAATTAAAGAAATCTGGTTATAGTTACGAGGTAATTGTAGTTAGCGACGGAAGTACAGACCGAACTGTAGAAGTTGCCGAACGTTATGCTTCCAAATACGATACTGTCAGAGTATTGGCTCTTGTTAAAAATAGGGGTAAGGGTGGTGCCGTTAGGCTG gGTATGCTGAGCTCAAGAGGTAGCGCGTTGTTGTTTGCAGATGCCGATGGCGCCACTAGATTTGCGGATctagaaaaattaaacgacAGTTTAAGAAACACATTAGGAT TTGATTATTTGTCTAAGCCAGAAGAGGTAGCATTATCGCATGCCGTAATTTGTGGATCGAGAGCACatttagaaaaggaagaaaccgccaaacgttctttctttcgactACTTCTGATGCACgcatttcattttttagttTGGTTCTTGTGTGTAAGAGGTATAAGAGATACGCAATGCGGTTTCAAATTACTAACAAGAGAGTCTGCAAGAAGCATATTTCGAAGTTTACACGTCGAACGTTGGGCATTCGACGTTGAAATGCTTTATAtcgcaaaatattttaatattcctgTGACCGAAATTGCAGTAAATTggacagagatagaaggaTCGAAAATAGTGCCATTTTGGAGTTGGCTACAAATGGGCAAAGATTTAGTTCTAATTTGGCTTAGGTATAAAATCGGAGCATGGAAAATTGACAATATTAAGCAGAATTAA
- the LOC122629973 gene encoding integrin-linked protein kinase homolog pat-4 yields MEDIFQWCREGNAMQVRVWLDDTEHDMNQGDDHGFSPLHWCCKEGHLKLAELLVSRGARINATNRGDDTPLHLASAHGHKEIAQLLLRNKADVNVTNEHGNTALHYACFWGDQAVAEELVAAGALVSIANKDGDTPLDKARGHLAKRLHDMAVEHGQDLKKIQFKDQSWLGLKTRSRDATLSRHKGINMADLALHTHLASTPSGETWRGRWQNNDIVAKILNVRECTARISRDFNEEFPKLRIFSHPNVLPVLGCVNQPPQLATVSQYMARGSLHRLLHGGTGVVVDTARALRLALDVARAMAFLHGLERQNRCRFQLNSKHIMIDEDLTARVNMADSKFSFQEVGRIYEPAWMSPEALSKRSSDINLEASDMWSFAVLLWELATREVPFADLSPMECGMKIALEELRVSIPPGISPHLAKLIRICMNEDPGKRPSFDMVVPILDKMKR; encoded by the exons atggaAGATATATTCCAATGGTGTCGCGAAGGAAATGCTATGCAAGTTCGCGTTTGGTTGGACGACACCGAACATGACATGAATCAAGG CGATGACCACGGATTTAGCCCGCTACATTGGTGCTGTAAAGAAGGCCATCTCAAATTGGCAGAGCTGCTAGTTAGTAGAGGAGCACGCATCAATGCTACTAATAGAGGAGACGACACGCCGCTTCATCTTGCCTCCGCGCATGGACATAAGGAAATCGCTCAGTTG TTATTGCGAAATAAAGCAGATGTAAACGTTACCAATGAACATGGAAATACTGCTCTTCATTATGCCTGCTTTTGGGGGGACCAAGCTGTCGCGGAAGAGTTAGTAGCTGCCGGTGCCTTAGTATCGATAGCCAATAAAGATGGCGATACTCCTCTTGATAAAGCTAGAGGACATTTGGCAAAAAGATTACACG ACATGGCAGTGGAGCATGGAcaagatctaaaaaaaattcaattcaagGATCAAAGTTGGCTGGGATTAAAAACTAGGAGTA GAGATGCCACTCTATCCAGACACAAAGGTATCAACATGGCGGATCTTGCCTTGCATACTCATTTGGCGAGTACTCCAAGCGGAGAAACTTGGAGAGGACGTTGGCAAAACAACGATATCGTAGcaaaaattttaaacgtaCGCGAGTGTACAGCACGTATATCGAGGGATTTCAACGAAGAGTTTCCTAAACTCCGAATATTTTCTCATCCTAACGTTCTTCCCGTTCTCGGATGCGTGAATCAACCACCGCAATTAGCGACGGTTTCGCAGTACATGGCTAGAGGAAGTTTGCACAGACTTTTACATGGAGGTACTGGCGTCGTCGTTGACACGGCGCGTGCGCTTAGATTGGCTCTCGACGTAGCAAGAGCCATGGCCTTTCTTCATGGATTAGAAAGACAAAATAGATGCAGGTTTCAGCTTAACAGCAAACATATTatg ATCGATGAAGATTTGACTGCTCGAGTGAATATGGCAGATTCGAAATTCTCTTTCCAAGAGGTTGGACGTATATATGAACCAGCGTGGATGTCTCCGGAAGCTCTTAGCAAAAGATCCTCCGATATAAATTTGGAAGCTAGCGATATGTGGAGCTTTGCCGTTCTTTTGTGGGAACTTGCTACGAGAGAAGTGCCCTTTGCCGACCTCTCACCCATGGAATGTGGGATGAAG ATAGCGTTGGAAGAACTGCGTGTTAGCATACCTCCGGGAATCTCTCCGCATCTTGCCAAATTAATCAGAATTTGCATGAACGAAGATCCAGGAAAACGTCCCTCGTTCGACATGGTCGTACCCATTCttgataaaatgaaacgttAA
- the LOC122629972 gene encoding esterase E4-like, protein MLTYIKNYLQSSVISVRLNRVRLTDVAARLRNMSVVVNVKQGKLEGSLCESVLGTSYFSFKGIPFAAPPLGPLRFKDPEPPASWTGLRDARNIKVNCCVQPDELSRTDIIGNEDSLYLNVYTSSLTGSKAVMVYIHGGGFIFGSGTEQVVRPDYFMNKDIVLVTTNYRLGVLGFLNLDDEVASGNQGLKDQVAALKWVQENISNFGGNAKNVTIFGVSAGGTSIHYLTLSPMAKGLFHKAIYQSGTATCPWAIGLSKPENCIKLASILGFEDSKDPKEIVEFLRTVPASQLIEAQFKILTPSETSVENLPVGPVVDVKSKNPFLPRPIKECLKDDADIPIMLGYTSNEFIMFLKDTSEGDLKTMDKTLKNHIAKLAISKEPEKIDRLLKDVKNYYFDNEEPLSKENIPSLISLLSDIYFCCPINMIADDRRKRECAPTYLYKFSYVGDEVTITHLLKTIQAKSDNSDYYPKGASHADEQSYLFYLPLCKATNRLPPAVGTKDRAMIERLTYLWSNFAKTGCPTSSLNEYVDNTWIPVSKDSFTYLDINNRLMNCPLKDNLAEIYQKNA, encoded by the exons AtgcttacatatataaaaaattatttacagtCCTCTGTAATATCAGTTAGATTGAATCGGGTTCGTTTGACGGACGTAGCAGCACGATTGAGAAACATGTCGGTCGTAGTAAACGTAAAGCAGGGTAAATTGGAAGGTTCTTTGTGCGAAAGCGTGTTAGGAACATCTTACTTTAGTTTCAAAGGAATACCTTTTGCCGCACCTCCCCTTGGTCCGTTAAGATTTAAG GATCCCGAACCTCCGGCTTCATGGACCGGACTGAGAGATGCTCGAAATATCAAGGTGAATTGTTGCGTGCAGCCGGACGAACTGTCGCGAACCGATATCATCGGTAACGAGGATTCACTTTATCTTAATGTTTATACGAGTTCGTTGACGGGAAGTAAAGCTGTTATGGTTTATATTCATGGTGGTGGATTTATTTTCGGTTCTGGCACCGAACAAGTCGTTAGGCCGGATTACTTTATGAACAAGGACATTGTTCTCGTTACCACAAATTATAGACTAGGGGTTTTAG GATTTTTAAATTTGGACGACGAGGTCGCCTCTGGTAATCAAGGCTTAAAGGACCAAGTGGCAGCGTTAAAGTGGGTTCAGGAAAACATTTCGAATTTCGGAGGAAATGCCAAAAATGTAACGATATTTGGAGTTAGCGCCGGTGGGACGTCCATTCATTATTTAACATTGTCGCCTATGGCGAAAG GTCTTTTTCACAAGGCGATATATCAAAGCGGAACGGCAACGTGTCCTTGGGCCATAGGACTGAGTAAGCCAGAAAATTGCATTAAACTTGCATCGATCCTTGGCTTCGAGGATTCGAAGGATCCTAAAGAAATCGTTGAATTTCTCCGAACGGTTCCAGCTTCGCAACTTATAGAGGCACAGTTCAAAATTCTTACACCCTCG GAAACGTCTGTCGAAAATTTGCCGGTCGGGCCAGTCGTGGATGTCAAATCGAAAAATCCATTTTTACCTCGTCCGATAAAGGAATGCTTAAAAGACGACGCTGATATACCGATTATGCTCGGTTATACGagtaatgaatttataatgtttttgAAAG ATACCAGCGAAGGAGACTTGAAAACAATGGACAAAACGCTGAAGAATCATATTGCAAAATTAGCTATTTCAAAGGAGCCcgaaaaaattgatcgattgcTGAAAGacgtgaaaaattattacttcgaTAACGAGGAACCGTTAAGCAAGGAAAATATTCCGTCTTTGATAAGTCTTTTGagcgatatatatttttgttgtcCGATCAATATGATAGCcgacgatcgaagaaagagagagtgtgcaccaacttatttatataaattttcctaTGTCGGCGATGAAGTCACCATTACTCATTTGTTAAAAACGATTCAAGCCAAGTCGGATAACTCGGATTACTATCCAAAGG GAGCTTCTCATGCCGACGAACAgtcttatctcttttatttgcCGTTATGCAAAGCTACGAATCGTTTACCTCCGGCTGTAGGAACAAAAGATAGGGCTATGATCGAGCGACTTACATACTTGTGGAGCAATTTTGCAAAAACTGG cTGTCCAACGTCGTCATTGAACGAATATGTCGATAATACCTGGATACCTGTAAGCAAGGATAGTTTTACTTACTTAGATATAAACAATCGTCTTATGAATTGTCCATTGAAAGATAATTTAGcagaaatttatcaaaaaaatgcTTGA